The Candidatus Hydrogenedentota bacterium genomic sequence CGTCCGGGCATGCGGATGCGGACTGTAGCGCCAGGATGGACGCGGTCGCGAGCAGCAGCATGATGAACAGGCGCGAAACGCCGATCAGTTGCATGGACCACAGCCCCTGGTCTTCGAACATCAGCTTGAACGGCGCCATCAGCGGGTACGTGCCGGATTCAGGCGTTTCGAGCGGCACGACGAGCGAGAGCAGGAAGTAGGCGCCGCCGATGCTCGCCGCGATGGCGCCCGCGCGGTGCGCGGGAAACGCGCGCCGGATGCGCCCCCCCGCGTACAGGCCCACTACGCCGATAAGCGCAAACGCGCCGCCGAAGGGCAGGAACAGGTTCCCGGATACGGGCATGTCAAAAGGCGTGCCGAAGCTGCGCCGGACCGCTTCGTCCGAGTAATAGGCCAGAAACGGCGCCACGCCGAGCAAATGGACGATGACCGCGCGCACGGCGCCGCTCGCGCAAGCAGCGGCAATAATCACGGCCACGCCCGCCGCGGCGGGGTAGACCAGCAAGACCTTGACCAAGGTCGGGACGGATTCGTCGTCCAGCAGCGTTATGTTCGCGAGAAAGGGCCGGTACTCGCCGAAATCGGTCTTTTCGAGCAGCGGCATGACAGCGCCAAGGATCAGCACAACGGCAACGCACACATACGCGGCCAGGGAATAGGTCCCCGGGACGCGCGGCATGCGGCTGCTCCCTTTCGCTGGGGCTGTTTCCACACTGTCCAACCTGGACGTCCTCTCCCCACATCCGCGTCCTGCGCGGCGCCCAAACGCGAACGGCTCGACGGCGCCACTATACCCATACGCGCCGGATGGACGCAAGACGCAGCCTTGTCGAGGCTGCCCGAGGGCGCTTTCAGACCGCCGCGCGGCGGGCGGTCAAGGATTCCATGAACGCGTCGATACGCGTGGCGACCTGTTCGTCGGACCAGGAGCGGGTGTCGCTCTGGTCTGCTTCGATCATGAGGGTGGGGATGCCTCTCTTGCGTTCGATGCTTTGCGCCAGTTCGTATTGGCCGAAGGAATATGCGCGGCAACTGCGGTTCGAATGCATGACGAACCCGTCGAGGTGGAAATGCTCGGCCATTTGGGTCAGTTCGCGCTCGCGGTAGTCCAACCCGTGGTTGATGTATCCGCCGATGTAGTTCGCGGCCAGGGTCCAAAGCAGGTCGTCTTCGCGCCGGTCCGGCGACTGGTAACTGAAGTTCTCCGTGTAGGTGGACACGACCAGCGCCGCGTTGTGCTCGGCGAACTTGTCCGCCAGGAACTTTACCTTGTACCAGATGGCCAGATTGTCCCAGCCAAGCCGGAATTGCTCGCCCGGCACCGCGGCGACACCGTCGCGGACGCGCTCCTCCATCTCCGACTTGAGTTCCTGGTAATACTCGATGCACTGGGGCGTGCCGCGCAGGGTCACGATGGGCGCGAGATGAATGAACGTGTCGAACGAGTTCATGGGCGCGGGCCGGTGGCGCAGCAGGTCCTGGATGTCGCGCCACAACTG encodes the following:
- a CDS encoding 2-hydroxyacyl-CoA dehydratase; translated protein: MNEKRVKIRSAEKMKEIMTLYYMMAKMAEQEKSQKIAWITSGGPVEILHAAGVIPIYPENHAAMCGTVRMADRLCGVAEEKGYSRDLCSYARSDIGSIISGESPIGGSPRPDFLVCCNNICGTVTKWYQALQRIFDVPLIFIDAPYQYEADRPEAVAYVKAQLEDMIQTVGEITGTPINPDTFTETLLRSQEAVQLWRDIQDLLRHRPAPMNSFDTFIHLAPIVTLRGTPQCIEYYQELKSEMEERVRDGVAAVPGEQFRLGWDNLAIWYKVKFLADKFAEHNAALVVSTYTENFSYQSPDRREDDLLWTLAANYIGGYINHGLDYRERELTQMAEHFHLDGFVMHSNRSCRAYSFGQYELAQSIERKRGIPTLMIEADQSDTRSWSDEQVATRIDAFMESLTARRAAV